Proteins co-encoded in one Acidobacteriota bacterium genomic window:
- a CDS encoding glucosidase, translated as MNAEAKRLVESDDRSKNWKRWGPYLAERAWGTVREDYSADGSAWEYFPHDHARSRAYRWNEDGIAGISNRRQNLCFAVALWNGRDPILKERLFGLTGNEGNHGEDVKELYYYLDSTPTHSYMKYLYKYPQAEYPYERLITENRRRTRQDPEFELIDTGIFDDDRYFDVFVEYAKADVEDIFIRITVINRGPDEAKINVLPTLWFRNEWVWKRQEPTDQLSALDLNTIGVSLGTLGERTLVFDGEPELLFTENETNNERLFGAKNNTAFVKDGINEFVVNGTVHAVNPERRGTKAAANYSLTIPAGGEIILRMRLSESEPSASPGGRGSVFDPAPDERGSGVDRPAYAGGSDNSGGSDFDDIFAQRIAEANEFYEQFADGLSDDAKSVQRQAFAGLLWSKQFYHYVIEEWLDGDEAMPKPPLERLNGRNKSWRHLFNSDIISMPDKWEYPWYAAWDLAFHCIPFAMIDAEFAKEQLILMLREWYMHPNGQIPAYEWAFGDVNPPVHAWAALRVYQIEKKAKGVGDRKFLSRIFQKLLINFTWWVNRKDADGRNVFEGGFLGLDNIGVFDRSQPLPTGGRLDQSDCTSWMAMYCLNMLAIALELSIEDDAYEDVASKFWEHFVYIADAMNDLGEDNISLWDEDDGFYYDVLHLPNIGHSLPLKIRSMVGLIPLFAVATIEPDVLRALPDFQRRMRWFIDNRPELTDQINCARTPGQGERLLLAVAYRERLERVLKIMLDEDEFLSPHGIRALSRFHKDCPFFLEVDGREHRVDYEPAESTSGLFGGNSNWRGPVWFPVNYLLIESLQRFHHYYGDAFQIECPTGSGSMMNLWEVSQEISRRLSRIFLKDESGKRPAFGGVEKVQTDPHFRDHLLFYEFFHGDNGAGLGASHQTGWTGLVAKLLRQSGE; from the coding sequence ATGAACGCCGAAGCAAAACGCCTTGTAGAATCGGACGACCGGTCGAAGAACTGGAAACGCTGGGGGCCGTATTTGGCCGAGCGTGCCTGGGGAACAGTGCGCGAGGATTACTCGGCTGACGGTTCGGCATGGGAGTATTTTCCCCATGACCATGCCCGTTCGCGTGCCTATCGCTGGAACGAGGATGGCATCGCCGGGATCAGCAACAGACGACAGAATCTTTGCTTTGCCGTCGCTCTCTGGAACGGCCGCGACCCGATCTTGAAAGAGCGCCTTTTCGGCCTGACGGGCAACGAAGGGAATCACGGAGAGGATGTAAAAGAACTCTATTACTACCTCGATTCGACGCCGACCCACTCGTACATGAAATACCTGTACAAGTACCCGCAGGCCGAATATCCATACGAACGCTTGATCACGGAAAATCGCAGGCGAACCCGGCAAGATCCGGAATTTGAACTCATCGATACCGGCATTTTCGACGATGACCGATATTTTGATGTGTTTGTCGAGTATGCCAAAGCTGACGTCGAGGACATATTCATCAGGATAACCGTGATCAACCGCGGCCCGGATGAGGCGAAGATAAATGTGCTTCCGACACTCTGGTTTCGCAACGAGTGGGTCTGGAAGCGCCAGGAACCGACTGACCAACTTTCCGCTCTCGACCTGAATACCATCGGTGTTTCGCTCGGCACATTGGGTGAACGCACGCTCGTTTTCGATGGCGAACCGGAATTACTTTTTACCGAGAACGAGACGAACAACGAGCGTCTGTTTGGTGCGAAGAACAATACTGCATTTGTTAAAGACGGCATAAACGAGTTCGTAGTAAACGGAACCGTCCACGCCGTAAATCCGGAGCGAAGAGGAACCAAGGCAGCCGCAAATTACAGCCTCACGATTCCGGCAGGAGGCGAAATAATACTTAGGATGCGGCTCTCCGAGTCAGAACCCTCGGCGTCACCTGGAGGAAGAGGCTCAGTTTTTGATCCGGCTCCGGATGAGCGTGGATCGGGCGTCGATCGGCCCGCTTACGCAGGCGGTTCTGACAATAGCGGCGGTTCTGACTTTGACGACATCTTCGCCCAGCGTATTGCCGAGGCGAATGAATTCTACGAGCAGTTTGCCGATGGCCTTTCGGACGACGCAAAGAGTGTTCAGCGACAGGCGTTCGCCGGACTCCTTTGGTCGAAGCAGTTCTATCATTATGTGATCGAGGAGTGGCTCGACGGCGATGAGGCGATGCCAAAGCCGCCGCTCGAGCGGCTAAATGGGCGCAACAAATCATGGCGGCATCTCTTTAACTCCGATATCATCTCGATGCCGGATAAATGGGAATATCCCTGGTACGCGGCGTGGGATCTTGCATTCCACTGCATTCCATTCGCGATGATCGACGCGGAATTTGCCAAGGAGCAGCTGATCCTTATGCTCCGCGAGTGGTACATGCACCCGAACGGCCAGATACCGGCGTACGAATGGGCGTTCGGCGATGTCAATCCGCCGGTTCACGCGTGGGCGGCGCTTCGCGTTTATCAGATCGAGAAAAAGGCGAAGGGCGTTGGTGATCGAAAATTCCTTTCACGCATCTTTCAAAAGCTCCTGATAAATTTCACCTGGTGGGTCAACCGCAAGGATGCCGACGGGCGCAATGTATTCGAAGGCGGCTTTCTGGGGCTCGACAATATCGGTGTCTTCGACCGTTCGCAGCCGCTGCCTACGGGCGGACGGCTAGATCAATCGGACTGCACGAGCTGGATGGCAATGTACTGTCTGAATATGCTCGCCATCGCTCTGGAACTTTCCATCGAGGACGATGCCTATGAGGATGTGGCTAGTAAATTCTGGGAGCATTTTGTTTACATCGCTGATGCCATGAATGATCTCGGCGAAGATAACATTTCACTCTGGGACGAGGATGACGGTTTCTATTACGATGTTCTTCATCTGCCGAATATTGGCCACAGCTTGCCGCTCAAGATACGTTCGATGGTCGGCCTGATCCCGTTGTTTGCTGTCGCTACGATCGAGCCGGATGTTTTGCGTGCTCTGCCTGATTTCCAACGGCGAATGCGCTGGTTCATCGACAACCGGCCGGAACTGACCGACCAGATCAACTGTGCACGTACACCAGGACAAGGTGAGCGTCTGCTGCTCGCCGTTGCTTATCGCGAACGCCTGGAACGCGTACTTAAAATTATGCTTGACGAGGATGAATTCCTCTCTCCGCACGGTATCAGGGCTCTGTCGCGTTTTCATAAGGATTGTCCATTTTTTCTCGAAGTTGACGGCCGCGAGCATCGGGTCGATTACGAACCCGCGGAATCGACCAGCGGCCTTTTTGGCGGAAACTCGAACTGGCGAGGACCCGTGTGGTTTCCGGTAAATTATCTTCTGATCGAATCGCTCCAGAGATTTCATCACTATTACGGGGACGCCTTCCAGATCGAATGCCCGACCGGGTCGGGCAGTATGATGAATTTGTGGGAAGTCTCGCAGGAGATATCGCGCCGCCTGTCAAGGATCTTCCTGAAAGACGAATCAGGAAAGCGGCCGGCGTTCGGCGGCGTTGAGAAGGTTCAGACCGACCCGCATTTTCGTGATCACCTGTTGTTTTACGAATTCTTCCATGGCGACAACGGTGCCGGCCTCGGTGCCAGCCATCAGACTGGCTGGACAGGACTCGTAGCGAAACTTTTGCGGCAGAGCGGGGAATAA
- a CDS encoding amylo-alpha-1,6-glucosidase — translation MIELGTNICTDFEEASSREWLETNGIGGYASSSVSGAGTRRYHGLLVAATRPPLGRVVLLSRFDEAVMIDGERFEISCNQYPGSVHPRGFQYLTSFRLDPFPRWTFEINGVEIERSLFMVHGENTTVCRWKVTNVSEVLNQRYEMSDDSADIAGLDVRMELRPMLAFRNHHHLRTEDPAFDTAYSTGNGFISMTPYAEMPTLFFAHNASSVERTGLWYRNFEYAIEMERGFDYREDLFQPCSMSFDLASEAVVIASADQHTYTKAAELEKIELKRRADLVVRSEIKDESIWPLVLAADQFIVDRGAGKSVIAGYHWFSDWGRDTMIALNGLTLATGRPEVAKSIILEFSRHISQGMLPNRFPDEGETPDYNTADATLWYFEAIRAYIEVTGDYDVVRGGLYEKLVDIIDWHVRGTRFGIHVDTDGLLFAGGEGHQLTWMDAKIGDWVVTPRTGKPVEIQALWYNALRIMSDLAIRFGDEEQQAKYSEMDEVARESFNGQFWNDAENCLFDVVNGDHRDAAVRPNQIFAVSLHHTMLDPVIARKVVEKVEAELLTPVGLRSLSPKDPKYIGTYIGSPLQRDGAYHQGTVWGWLIGPFVEAYLKVHSKDPKAEKRVASIVDHFKVHLTKAMAGQVSEIFDGDPPHTPRGAAAQAWSVAEILRIGRLI, via the coding sequence ATGATCGAACTCGGTACTAACATTTGCACGGATTTTGAAGAGGCCTCGTCGCGGGAATGGCTCGAGACGAATGGTATTGGCGGCTATGCTTCATCGAGCGTTTCCGGTGCCGGAACGCGGCGTTACCATGGTCTGCTTGTTGCTGCGACACGGCCTCCGCTAGGGCGTGTGGTGCTGCTTTCGAGATTTGACGAGGCAGTCATGATCGATGGCGAGCGGTTCGAGATCTCATGCAATCAATATCCCGGCAGCGTTCATCCTCGCGGGTTTCAGTATCTAACTTCATTCAGGCTCGATCCGTTTCCGCGTTGGACGTTCGAGATCAATGGCGTCGAGATCGAGCGTTCGCTTTTTATGGTTCACGGCGAAAACACTACGGTTTGCCGATGGAAGGTGACGAATGTCTCCGAGGTTCTAAATCAGCGATACGAAATGTCGGATGATTCGGCCGACATTGCCGGTCTGGACGTTCGAATGGAACTTCGGCCGATGCTGGCGTTTCGGAACCATCATCATTTGCGTACGGAAGATCCTGCATTCGATACTGCATACTCAACCGGCAACGGGTTTATCTCGATGACGCCTTATGCGGAAATGCCGACGCTCTTTTTTGCCCACAATGCCTCCTCTGTCGAGCGAACTGGGCTTTGGTATCGCAATTTCGAATACGCGATCGAGATGGAACGGGGCTTCGACTACCGCGAGGATCTTTTCCAGCCGTGCAGCATGAGCTTTGACCTTGCGTCCGAGGCAGTCGTGATCGCATCGGCCGATCAGCACACCTACACAAAGGCGGCCGAACTGGAAAAGATCGAGCTGAAACGGCGGGCAGACCTGGTCGTTCGTTCCGAGATCAAGGACGAATCGATCTGGCCGCTCGTGCTGGCGGCGGATCAATTCATCGTGGACCGCGGAGCAGGGAAGTCGGTGATCGCAGGTTATCATTGGTTCTCCGATTGGGGCCGCGACACGATGATAGCTCTGAACGGATTGACACTTGCGACTGGCCGGCCCGAGGTCGCGAAGAGTATCATTCTCGAATTTTCGCGCCACATTTCGCAGGGAATGCTGCCGAACCGTTTTCCCGACGAGGGAGAAACGCCGGATTACAACACGGCTGACGCAACACTCTGGTATTTTGAGGCGATCAGGGCCTACATCGAAGTGACCGGCGACTACGATGTCGTTCGAGGCGGACTATACGAAAAGCTGGTCGACATCATTGACTGGCACGTGCGCGGAACACGCTTTGGGATCCACGTCGATACGGACGGACTGCTGTTCGCCGGCGGCGAAGGCCACCAGCTAACGTGGATGGACGCAAAGATCGGCGATTGGGTCGTAACGCCCCGAACGGGTAAACCTGTCGAGATACAAGCTCTCTGGTACAATGCACTGCGAATAATGTCAGACCTCGCGATCCGTTTTGGCGATGAGGAACAGCAGGCAAAATACTCAGAAATGGACGAGGTCGCCCGCGAGAGCTTTAACGGGCAATTTTGGAATGACGCGGAGAATTGTCTTTTCGACGTGGTCAATGGAGATCATCGCGATGCCGCCGTAAGGCCGAATCAGATTTTTGCAGTTAGCTTGCATCACACGATGCTCGATCCGGTGATTGCCCGCAAGGTCGTTGAGAAGGTCGAGGCGGAACTGCTCACGCCGGTTGGGCTGCGATCGCTCTCGCCGAAAGATCCAAAATACATTGGAACCTACATCGGCTCGCCCCTTCAACGAGACGGAGCGTACCATCAGGGAACAGTTTGGGGATGGCTGATCGGCCCGTTCGTCGAAGCGTATCTGAAGGTTCATTCAAAAGATCCAAAAGCCGAAAAACGAGTCGCCTCTATAGTCGATCATTTCAAAGTCCATCTCACGAAAGCCATGGCCGGACAGGTCTCTGAAATATTCGACGGCGACCCACCCCACACCCCACGAGGTGCCGCCGCCCAAGCCTGGAGCGTCGCTGAGATCCTTCGGATCGGGCGGTTGATTTAA